ATCTATTTTAATTTCGGTAATTCCGCCCGTTATAATATTGCCGAGCAGTTTGCCTATTTTTTCGCCGAGATTGAGGTAAGGACCTATAATATCGACCTCTTCTTTTGTTACGGACGGAACGTTAACCGCATTTTTTATAGTTCCGTTAATAAGATAGTCGGCAATTTGGTTGCATATTGCCACTGCCACGTTTGTCTGCGCTTCTTCGGTAGATGCTCCAAGATGCGGCGTTGCAATAACGTTGTCTAAGGTCAAAAGCGGATTATTTACCGGCGGTTCAACCTCGAATACGTCTAACGCGCAGGCTGAAACCTTGCCTGATTTTAGAGCTTCGTATAAATCAGCTTCGTTTATTATTCCGCCTCTTGCTATATTAAGCAGTTTGACTCCGTCTTTCATCTTGGCTATAGTTTCTTTGTTTATCATGCCTTTCGTTTCTTTGACTAAAGGCGTATGAACGCTTATATAGTCCGATTTTGCATATATTTCGTCTAAATCGACGAGATTTATTTCAAGTTCTTTTGCTTTTTCTTTAGATAAAAGAGGATCGTAACCGATAGGATTCATGCCGAAACATTTTGCGCGGTTATAAAGAACCTGCCCTATATTGCCCATTCCGATAATACCTAAAGTTTTTCCGTAAACTTCCGTACCTTGAAATTTGCTTTTTTCCCATTTGCCTTCCTTTATAGAAAGAAAAGATTGAGGTATATACCTAGACATAGCCATAAGCATGCCGAAAGTAAGCTCTGCCGTCGTTACCGTATTTCCGCCGGGCGTGTTCATAACGACTATTCCTGCGGCTGTAGCTGCGGCTTTATCTACGTTATCCAATCCGCTTCCGGCCCTTCCTATAACTTTAAGATTTTTAGCGGCTTCTAAAACGTCTTTTGTGAGCTTGGTTGCGCTTCTTATTACTATGCCGTCGTACTCTCCGATTATTTGTTTAAGCTCTTCGGGCTTTAATCCGGTTTTAACGTCAACTTGAATTTTACCTGTTTTCGCTAATATGTCGATACCTTCTTTGGAAAGTTTATCGCTTACGATAACTTTAAACATATTATTTATCTCCTATATATTTTGTT
Above is a window of Candidatus Acidulodesulfobacterium acidiphilum DNA encoding:
- a CDS encoding phosphoglycerate dehydrogenase codes for the protein MFKVIVSDKLSKEGIDILAKTGKIQVDVKTGLKPEELKQIIGEYDGIVIRSATKLTKDVLEAAKNLKVIGRAGSGLDNVDKAAATAAGIVVMNTPGGNTVTTAELTFGMLMAMSRYIPQSFLSIKEGKWEKSKFQGTEVYGKTLGIIGMGNIGQVLYNRAKCFGMNPIGYDPLLSKEKAKELEINLVDLDEIYAKSDYISVHTPLVKETKGMINKETIAKMKDGVKLLNIARGGIINEADLYEALKSGKVSACALDVFEVEPPVNNPLLTLDNVIATPHLGASTEEAQTNVAVAICNQIADYLINGTIKNAVNVPSVTKEEVDIIGPYLNLGEKIGKLLGNIITGGITEIKIDYNGAVSKHNISAITPNVVKGILYPILREDINYVNAVEVAKTRGISVVESKSDQALDYTSTISISAKTDVKTFTISGAIFGKKNPWIVKVDDYSIEAIPEGHILVIFNLDKPGVIASIGKVLGKNKINIARMHLGRHLDKAISILQLDSEVKGEVINELKSEPNITEAKYLEL